The nucleotide sequence CTTGGGCAGCAGGACCAGGACTAGAGTGAGGAGAGTGGGCCCTAGGGACACAGAACTGAAGGGGCTGTGACTCTAACAGAGGTCCCGTGAGTGGGAGGGGGGGCATTTCTTCCCTCCCTGACGGGATCCCCTCGTGCTGGGCTGGAGGGCCCTGGGTGACTGTGTCTGCACACCCTGCCTGGGACCTGGCTTCTCACTCCATCTGGGACCCTCTTGTAATTTACGTGGAGCCACCCTGACAGTGGAAGGCCATGTGGCTCAGGGAGCCCTCCAGGGTCACAATGAGTGGCTGTGATTATGTGTCATTTGAGGAATTCTGAGGAGCCTCATGCATCCCCACTGAAGAGGAAAACACTTCCTCCACCAGCTGTGCAAGTGCTGGTCTCTTCAAGCTCAGCTGTTCAGATGGATGTTTCTTCATGTCTCTTGAATCTTTAGAGGATCCACAAAGTTCCACATGACCTTGGGGTGCAGGctcattgctaagtcacttcagtcgtgtccaactctgtgtgaccccatagacggcagctcaccaggcttccccgtccctgggattctccaggcaagaacactggagtgagttgccatttccttctccaatgcatgaaagtgaaaagtgaaagtgaagtcgcttagtcatgtctgactctagcgaccccgtggactgcagcctaccaggctcctccgtccatgggatcttctaggcaaaagtactggagtggggtgccattgccttctccggcaggcTCATTAGGCTGTCACAAATTAACATATGACCCCTGAGAGGTCAggggtgctgggtgctgggtcAGGAGTCAGTGAGGTGGGCTGCAGAGACCAGGGGAACCAGCAACACATCTCCTGATTTCCAGGCAGTTGGGGCAGTGGATGGACTTAGGGACCTTCTGCTGGTAAGGTCAAGGGCACAAGCCTTAGAAGACAGCAGATGGTAGACTACATGACTGTTATGGTGCCTTCTAGTTCTGACtttggggttgttgttgttttttctacaAATTCTAAGTCACAGAGACAGCCAATCTGCAAAGGGTGAGGGCACAGTGCCCAGGACTATGCTTTCATTTAAACCAATGGCAAACTTAGAGGATCCCCCAAACCACCCTCAGGTTTGAGAATTCCCTATAGAGCAGACAGGACTCACTGAGAGCCATCCTGATCCCAGTGTATTACGGGAAGCCTGTGGGTTTCCATCAGTCACAGGGCAGAGTCTGGGTGGATTTCACACCCGAAGCTTGGATTGTCCCCAGGATGCATTACTGTTCTGGAACTCAGTGAGTGGCAGGTCACACAGAACACTGCCTGCCAGGGACACACacccatttaaaaacaaattatccTGACTTGTGGTCTCCAGCGCCTCCCAGAGGTCAGACTAATGTCCTAGAGTCCGGCTCCTTCAGAGGTCAGAACTGATACCACATGACCCAGAGGCCGCATCATACATCTCATCAGACTGTCCAGTGGCAAGAGGCCCAGGCAGATGAGGACATTCATATCAGCCAGAATATTCTAGGGCTTAGGGACTACTTCCCTGTAGCCAAGGGCAAGGAAATGTTGATTCCTCACTATACACCGAGGCCCTTGAATACAAGTTTTCTGCTCCAATCCcacttttctttatttgtggAGTTCCCAACTTACCAACTCTTTGGAAGTGATGATGTTGACCTGTCTCTGAGGCGTCTTTaccatctattttttctttttggatgagCCACATGGTTTGTGGGATTCTAGTTTCACAATCAGGGATTGAGTCACATCCTGGGCAGTGAgggtgcagagtcctaacctctggaccaccagggaattccatcaAATACCTCTCTTAACTTACCAGTATCCTAAGGTgacatttgtttatctgttccaGGATtaaatggggcttctctggtggctcagagggtaaagagtctgcccgcaatgcaggagacctgggttcaatccctgggtcgataagatcccctggagaaggaaatggcaaccgtctccagtactcttgcctgggaaatcccatggacagaggagccagacagaccacagtccatggggtcgcaaaaagtcggacacgactgacgacttcactttcttttccttctttctttccaggaTTGAATAAGTATATGAAGGATCTAAAAGGTACAAAACCTCtgttgaaagagaaaattttacatttgtaaaattcTTTACTAATAAATTTATAATGCTAAATCCATATTTATGCAGAATAGACATTATGGAACCTATTTTGCAGACGCGCAAACTGCCTTTCTAATCCCTTGACCTTCATTGTTACAGGAAAGACGTGGTTGCACTACACAAATATCTAAACGAATTGAAAGGAGACTTGATAGGGAAGGACCAGGAAACGCTCACAGAATGGCAGCTGGACAGGAGGCGGTTTCTGAAGAAGTTTCCTCGGGTGAAGCAGCAGCTGGAGGAGCGCATGGGAAAGCTCCACAAGCTCGCAGACAAGGTTGACAAGGACCACAAGGAGCATACCATCTCCAACGGGGCGGCTCACACCGCTGGCACTGTACCTGGCGCCCGGATCCTTCTTGGCCTGGCTCTGGCACCCGTGACGGGGGGCAGTCTGGCATTCTCGCCGCTGGGTTAGGGCTGGGAGCAGCAGCTGCTGTGACAACAGCTACAAGGAAAACGCAAGCAGGTCAGCAGCGAAACTGAAGCCCGTAGCTGATGTCAACTGGCGTCAAGAAATGGAAGGTGCTCCTAGAGGTACTCAGGAGCAACCCCCGAACTGTTGATACAACAGAGAAATGGGCAAAAGCTGTGCGACACATTCAAAAAAATATGTGTGCCATGGAAACAGGCAAAGACAACCCTGAATTTGCAGCCAATGTAGGCGACTACTTGGGCCCTGGGGAAATCGTAGTCCCAGGCACCGGGCTGGTAAAGAAGGCCTGTTCCGTTACCGTGGCTCCGGCAGCTGTCACAGGAGCCCAGATCGTGGGTGCAGCCACCACAGGTGTCTTCCTCCTGGTGGATGTGGGCTTCCTAGTGAAGGAGTCAATGCACGTGCATAATGGTGCAAAGGCAGAGCCTGCTGAAAACCTGAGGCAGTTGGCCAGGGAGCTGGAGAGGAATTTGCAGGAGCTCAACAAGATGTATGAACTTCTGCAGTAGGGCCTGACTCATCCACCCCCAGGACTTTGCAGGAACCAGGATACACATGGGTCAAGGTGCAGAGGTATCTTGTTAGAGAAAAaaagcagagggagagaaaatttTTGGAGCTGAGTATCAGGAATTTAGGGTTTCTGCAGCTGAGCACAGCAGGGGAGGGCTGGATGTTGGTGATGGCTCAGGGAGAGTGAGGAAGGAGCCTGGAGCCTGGATTGAGGGAAGAGGGGGAACTAGAgaagggtggggggtggagggagagagaccactttcttccttcatactatgaaattttattttgtattgaggaaTAGCcgatcaacaatgttgtgatagtttcaggtgaacagtgaagggactcggccatacatatacatgtatccattctccccccaaaccccctcccatcaGAAACCACTTATTTTGAACTAAAGAAGTCACTGGGGGCAGAATAAAGGGAGAGGCAGGGGAACTAACAATGAAAGACCAGGAACATGAACGGGTAGAAGATGAGAGAAAGTCAAAGAGTCAGGATTGTTGGAATCCAGAAGCAGCAGGGAGGGGCTCCTCTATCACCCTCACCAAGGTCTGATGCCCCAGCAAGAAGAGTCTCCCCCTGGTGGTGGTCTCTAGCCCTACTTCTCCAGCATCAACTCACCTTTGATCCCAGCAGCTTATCTTAATTAGCCAGTGACTTcttttgcttgcttgcttctttaattgaggtacagttgatttacaatattgtattagtttcagatatacagcaaaatgTTTCAGTCATCACGTATCTATGTATATATcggttctttttaattttttcattacagattattacaagatactgaatattttcccctgtgctatacattaagtTCTTGgaggttttttaaaatctattttatgtatggtaatgtGCATCttttaatcccatactcctaatttatcccctccccctttggaaacaataaatttgttttctgtgactcTGAGTCTGTTTTGATttgttaataagttcatttgtattcttcttctcttttttttggccatgccaagcagcttttgggatctcagttccctgactagggaatgaacaggacttccctggtgactcagctggtaaagaagccacctgcaatgtgggaaacctgggtttgattcctgggttgggaagatcccctggacaagggaaaggctacccattccagtattctggcttggagaattccaccgactatataatccatggggtaaaaagagtcggacacaactaagcgactttcactttcaatttcatagcAATAAAAACACCAAATTCTAAACACTAGACCAGCAAGGTACTACCTGTGCTGTTTTTCAGGTTctccatataagtgatattatatatctgtcttttctgcctgacttacttcacttagtatgatcacctCTAGATCCATACATgttactacaaatggcattatttcattctttttatggctgagcgatattccattgcatgtacgTGCCACATTGTCTTTATTCCTTTGTCTGTTGGCAGAGATTGAGTTATTACCATGTCTTTCTATTGTATATAGTGCTGCTAGGAacactgatggagaaggcaatggcaacccactccagggttcttgcctggagaattccagagatgcgggagcgtggtgggctgccgtctatcgggtcgcacagagtcggacacgactgacgcgacttagcagcagcagcagcaggaacattgaggtgcatgtatctttttgaattggagcttttgtcttttccagatatatgccctgaagtgggattactggattacacgatagttctatttttagtttttaagaaacttccatactgttttccatagcggctgccccaatttacattcccaccagcagtgcaggaggcttcctttttctccacatattctccaaaattgtttatttgtagacttttagacaatggcccttctgactggtagggggtgataccttattgtagttttatcATTTCTCTAAgtattagcaatgttgagcatctttacttATTCCTGttggccgtctgtatgtcttcacGAAGAATGGTCTATGTAGATCTTCAGGCAGTGACTTCTTGATGACGACGGTGAGGATAATGGTGGTGGCCTCAGTGGTGATGACAACACCGTGGACGGAACACCTAACAAACTGCAAGGTGCTGCTTGGGTCCGGAGTGCACTGAGAGCAGTGCACTGATCTGGAAATTCCCATGAAATTCCAGACGTTGTGCAGTAACAGAGgttgatttggaaaaaaaacgaaaaagaaagaaagaaaaatgaaaccagtTGGCTGCAACATGTCAAGGAACTTCAGGGTGTGTCAAGGGGATCAACAGGCCTGGGGCAAACAGGCGTAGCCCATGGGACATCCAGGGGAGCCTGTGTCGTCTGACTTGGGCTGAGCATGGAGAtactcctcctccagccccgggGACCAGAATGGACACAGGTCACTCAAGGGTGATTGAGAGCAGAGGGCTTGTGTGCAGGTGTGAGAGAAGGTCAGCCGTaaacagaggggagagagagacagcacaCGCCTCACCCAGGCTGCCTTCACGTTTCACCAGGACTCCAGCAGGAGCTTCCAGAACCATCTTCCTGTGTTTACCTTGGGtactgccctgcccccacccgtCTATTCCCCATGGGGCTAGAATGACCCTTAAAAATATCGACCTTAGCAGCACCTGCCTCCAGCTCTTCCCTGGCACCTATGACTCTGAGCACAGATGCCCAAAGCCTCCCAGTGTAATAGGGGTGGGGTCCTACAGCCGTTAGCTCGAGACAGGTAGGAGACCATcggcaggagacctgggagcaGGGTAGTTACAGGTCCCACCCCACCAACAGTCAGCCTGGCAGCGGTGTCCTCTCAACGCGGAGTGTGGTAAGAGGGGGATGGCCACCTTCTCCCCGGCCCTCCAGGCCTTCCAGCCTCAGGCCTGAAGGGTGGGGGACAGGCTGGGGACGGTGACCGGCAGGGCTCCAGAGCCCTTGCTTGACTGCCCACTGGCCGGGCCCACCCTTGGGAAGACAGTGAACCTCTCATCCATCCCCACCTCTGAGACCTGAGGTGGTGGAGGTCTCCATGGGTCCCAGTCCACAGAGGCCTCAGCAACTGGAGTAACTGGACACTGTCCAGTTAAGGTGACAGATTTAACCAGCTTCAGTCACTCCATTCAAGTTCCAAGAACTGGTCCAGCTGAGGTCAGTTGTCGACCCCGAGGAGGTGCCAGAGGTCAGGGTTAAGTGGCAAGGACATTGCAAAGCATCGCTTCAGTTCTACTCTGTGGTGGGGGCTGTTCTCTAAGAAGGGCAACAGCTGGGGGCTAGGGATTAACCTGAAGGGCATTTGCTGCAACACATGTCCCTGTGGATCCCGTGCATCGATCTCTTCATGTTAAATGTGAAGCCTGAGGGACAGCTGGGTCTGGGTGCCCGGCTCCCTCAGTGATGATGGCTGGACTGGGCCTAGGGACCTGACGGTGTTGTCAGCTGAAATCTGCCTTCTTATCGGGGCCTGGGCATTGGTGGGAGGACCCAGACTGGGTGCTGGAAGAAGTCTCCTGGGCAGCGTAACCGGCCCATACAGGACCCTCTCCTCTTAGATAGGGCCTGGACCTCAGAGAGTGAAAGTTGAGCCTTGAGAATTTGCCCTTTCTTGTCTgaacagaaaataacatttctaTTGTGGAGGTTTTGACAAACATCATGAGCTGACAGTGACCTGACCTTAAGAAGAAAGGATCTGACAACAAGAAGTTTGCAAAAACTAACCACTCCCCTCCCACATCTTTACTGTCCAAGGGCTTTGCTGAGAGATTTTGGGGACTTCAGGATGTTTAAGGAATGAGCTACTTCTCATCTCCATTCATGGCCCAGCAATAAACCTTTCTGGGCCCCAAAACTCTGATGTTTTGCTATTGTTTGGCTCACAGTATGTCAGGCTCTTGGACTTGCATTCTGTTACACATGCAGCCCAAAGTATTCTTCTGGACCCTGGGGTCCCCCAAGGGCAAAGCTAGATGGACCCTGGGGTCCCCCGAGGGCAAAGCTAAATGCCATGTGGAGCCCTATACCATGACCACAGATACAGAGCTCCACACCAAGGTCATCTCCCAAACTGACTGCGCCCCATAGCAACCGTTGATCTAAACCGGCCAGCTCCCTGACCCCatagtaggttaaaaaaaaaaaaacctcaccctaacgaatcacctaatgccacccttccagcaggaattttctttgtgttgaggctataaaaattggccaCTGGCCCACAAAGAGCATCAAGCACATCGGCTGTCCCTGGTCCATCAGGAAGTCTGCCCACTGTCTGAGCAGCGCTCCTCACTCCCCTCTGCCCTTTGTTCCCAATACTTTCTCTCTTCTAAATACCCTGTATCTGGAAATTCTTTCCAACCCTCGCACAAGCACATTTTTGTGGCCCATATGGGGACTCAGAGGCTTTAGCAGCAGCCCCGGCTTCTCCCCACCAGAGGGCAGTAGCGCCCTCCCTACttgtgacaaccagaaatgtctccagacatcctggaacatctgctgggtgggtgggggttgggggggtggtgaCAGTTCCCTGGGTGAGGTCACACCACTGGATCTTAGCTCTGGAAAAAACCCTGGGAGCGAGGTCAGgactgtgggcagggaggttggCCGGCCCCAGCCTGGAGGCGCTGACCATGACCCTCGCCCCACAGGGCGTTCGCCAAGCAGCGGCAGCAGCTGACGGCCACGAGGGTCCTGCAGAGGAACTGCGCCGCCTACCTCAAGCTGCGCAAGCAGTGGTGGCGGCTCTTCGCCAAGGTGGGTCTGGAGGGGCCCCACGTGGCACAGGGACGAGCCGGCCTCACGCTGGCCTCCTGCGGGGCTCAGGCTCCGGGGCTGGCACTTTGCCCTTGTGTCCCCGGGCCCAGCACTTGAGCCGGGTACGGTCCTGCCCTGAGGATCTCGAGGGGTATGAGCTGGGGCGTGTGTCCAGCATGGATGGCCGAGGTGCTGTCGACCCGCGTCCCCACGTCACTCCACGTAGAGACAGCACTGCCTACTCAGGAAATCTGGCTGGGATCTGCGTCTGACTAGGTCCTCCCTAGGCTTTCCAAACATCCCTTTATTACTAAAGTGTGTCAGGCTGCTTTGttcataaaaaaataatctgtgttagttgaaaatttttttaatttttagatttttaattaaaaaaaaaagctttcttttctcctcttcctgtaAAAATGGTAAAATTCCTAGTTTGTATCACTGTCCTTCCATGTCTGCACCcttcagtagctcagctggtagagcaGAGGACTGTACAGGTGGTTAGCTGCTGTTATCCTTAGGTAGCTGGTTGGATTCTGGCTCAGAAGAAGTGGTTCAAGTTTTGGGCTTCgttggtggctcaactggtaaagaatctgcctgcaatgagggagacctgggtttctatccctgggttgggaagatcccctggagaagggaacggctacccactccagtattctggcctggagaattccaaggactgtatagtccacgggtcacaaagagtcggacacgactgagtgactttcatttttacttccaCATCTAGAAGAGCGTAGCTTGTCCTACCAGGTCCTCACTTGTGGCTCATTTTCCCTGTATTCCTCACTGTTTTGTATAGGCTGGGTTTAGACTTATTTACAGCAAAGAAGGTATGTTTTGCACCTGGGCAGCAGGCCTGCACGCAGACCCCTGGGTCACTGTTTGGCCGGCCTAGTTGCTCAGGAGAGCTGCAGGCTCCTAGACCCAATGCTTGCCAGGCCTCCAGCTGCTGACCCGTCCAGCCTCCGAGCAGGTACACTTTCGGGCCCTGGGAAGGGAGCAGCAGGAGGTGATGGGAGAGGTGGGGGCCAGCACTGGAGCTGGGGTGCTGCTTCCTGTCAGCGGGGGCCCACTCCCATAGAAGTTCTGGGGggccttcccctcctctcccagctgGTGGTGGCTGCAGCGTTCCTTGGCTGTGGATGCACCCCTCCATTCTGCCCCCGTTTCAGCTGGATCTTGTTCACACTCAGCCAGAGGAAGACTCCTGGGTAAGCAGGGTGGGTAGGACCCCCGCCCATCTCCCCATCCACAGGACGACTGTCTGAGAAATCCTTGATTGTCATGAGTTGACAAAAGAAgggaaatggaagctcagagacgTGAGAACATGGCCCGAAAGCCAGAGCCTAGATGTGGAAGCAGGTGTTTCTGACGGCTTCTTCCCACCCCCGGGACCCATAAACAGTGCAGAGGGAGGTAGATGCCTGCTCAGGTGGTCTCAGCTTAGGATGTGGACCCTTGAGACATGAGCAGTGACCCCAGAAGGAAGGTGTATGTTGTGGGTGCTCAGTCCTTTGGGAAATTTCAAGAAAGCTGAGAggatggaggagggcaggggagctAGAGTCCTTCCTCCTTGTGACCTGGCCGCCTTGAGTCTGCCCCTGGGTGCTGTGCAGGGGCTGATGAGGTAAACGGTTTCTTTTGAGATA is from Bubalus bubalis isolate 160015118507 breed Murrah chromosome 4, NDDB_SH_1, whole genome shotgun sequence and encodes:
- the LOC123465673 gene encoding apolipoprotein L3-like, producing the protein MSTGVKKWKVLLEVLRSNPRTVDTTEKWAKAVRHIQKNMCAMETGKDNPEFAANVGDYLGPGEIVVPGTGLVKKACSVTVAPAAVTGAQIVGAATTGVFLLVDVGFLVKESMHVHNGAKAEPAENLRQLARELERNLQELNKMYELLQ